The region AGTTAGAAAAGCTAAACCAAATCTGGCACGTACAACATAGTGAGAGTCGAAAGGAACACTATCCATTATCCATTGACCTTGATGAACAAGCTAGCAGCAGAGCAGAATAATAAGAACGATTTGTGTGTGCCAAAGAAAATAACCAAGTATATATACAACCAATAATATACAACCGACCATAGGAATATAGGatctagagaaaaaaaaatccaccttTCATATACTAGCActaataataatgataatccaacacatgcatgcatctaagAAGCAGCACAGGAATCCCCCGAAAAATTCCACAGTCCAACCGATTAGCGAAGAGATAAAATCTAGAGACAGTAGGATGGGAGTGCATGGCGGTACTCCTACCTGGGGTTGGAGCAGGAGGGGGAGGCGTCCCAGGGGAAGGCcccgcaggcggcggcggggaggtccTCGAGGATGCCGCAGTCGAGGAACCactcgtccccgccgccgccgcccgactcCGGGGGAACGGACATcatcgccgctgccgccacgtAAAGGTGGGACCTTTGACCTTCCCCCAGAGCGGCGGCGATCTTTTCTCGCTTTTGGTGGATttccgacgacgaggaggaggaggaggcggcggcgagcgattGGGGGTGGAATTGGTTGGGTGGGGGAGAttaggaaggggaggaggtgtggatgacaggtggggcccccGCCCGCGTTTGCGTGGGTGGATTTGGCTCGCGTCGcgtctccttttgtttttgcgAGTGGCTGGGAGAGCGGCCGGTAGGGGGGAGTAGGTGGTGGGTGTGCGGCGCGCGCTTACGTGGCGCCACCTCATTGGACGCTTACTCATGCTACACACGACATGCACATGTAGCGCGAGACATGTTGCTGTAAGAAAAAACTGAGAGAGAgtgaattaaaattaaaatttttattttgagtaaactttgaattttttattatagtttttttagccttagctttaagatgtatataaactttttattcataaaatatttttattagtaaatatgttgtttttttcctaaataaaacaatcacccatCGGTGTTCCGTATGTTCAAAATACATGCAGATCTATTACAGGGATGGTGGCGGCTCAAGCATTTCTATCCCCGTTAGTAATATGCCGTTAGTAATATGGGAGTCTACACCATGTTTCTTTTAGCATTTTatgctaaaattaaattcaaagaGGGGCTTAACCCCTATCTAATTTATCCAGACTTCCTTAGTATTATTGTCAATATCCGTACGAGCCTATATATTAGTGTTCGTGTTTACACCGTGTTTCATAACACTAATTGGTAAGTCTAGGCCACGGTTAGATTTGGTGAGAAAAATAAGgggcgattgtttggcttatttaataaaaacacaaacaacatatttacaaataaaaattattttataaataaaattttatatacgtattgttagtatctaaaagtcaatgctacaAATGATTAAAAGCTTTagaatactaaaaatttaaattttgacttataaatataagtaaaatataaGTGGAAAGATGAGACGTGAAATTATCGAACGGTGGAATAACTTGAAGATTACTGATGGGACGTTGCTCTATGaccatatatgatatttttaaattaaagcAAATGATGCTGTCGTGACCATTGTGATGTATTGATGCTTATAGGCCATAATGATTAATCTATGTTTCTTTAAGCTCAAACGTAACAAAACCACCTGGAATTATTTATGTGCCATTTGTACTCTGGGAACGAGCAACATGAACCCAATAGTAACCTTCATTCCCCATCAAGTACTATGTAGTAAAAATTCAATACTTGTCCATTGTGCATCGCATGCAAAagtaatcatttttttaaagtgaGAGGTGGTCTACATCCTATATACTTTTTGacgaaattcaaatataaagttgacattttttttatcttagtgTTTACATCTATTTTACCAAAATATACTTCAAAACGACAaaacttttactattttaaagGACCATGGCATTAGCTAAAATTCTAAATCGCTGTTGCCTTTAGATCATGTGTACTCCTAGTTGACACACTCGCACGATTTAACAAGTTGGCAATCATGactttggtttattttttttcccgtcTAAAATCGATTTTTTCCCTGCCACCGCACCACACTCATCGACCGGAAAGTGGGCCCAGGTAAACAGgctggcccacatgtcagcgagACAAAAGCGCAACCTTTCTTCCTCCCCCGAGATGGCAGATAAACCCCCGAGCGGCGCGCGGGCTTTCTTCCTCCAATTCCACCCAAAACCCGCAAAACTTTGCCTCAAATTCCCCCAAATTTCGACAAAATTCGCCCAAATCAACTCGAATCCGAGCTCGCTTCCCATCCATGGAGCTCCAGCTCGCGCCCCTCTTCACCCCCCGCCTCCCCGGCCCCCCGCCCTACCTCCCCaaggccaccgccaccaccgcctcctcgtcgtcctcgtcggcggGGGAGGCCCTCAAGCCCCGCCCGCGTCTTCCGCCCCAGCCcgtcctccaccaccaccacagccGGCGGAGGGACCTGGGCCccgccgcgctcgcctccCTCTGCGACGGCATCGAGAGGATGGTCGCCGAGGGGAGGCACCACGAGGCGCGCGACGCGTTCCGCGGGGCCCGGGCCGCGGCGCCGTTCACGCCGCTGCGGGCGTCCACGTACGACGcgctggccgccgcggcctccgcgCTGCGGGAGCCCGGGTTCGCCGCGGCGGTGCTGTGGCACGTCGAGAGCTCCGGGTTCGAGCCCGACCAGCGCGCCTGGAATCGCGTCCTCGGGATGCAGCTGGCCTGCGGGATGATCGCCGAGGCGCGCCAGGTGTTCGACGGAATGCCCGCCAGGAGCGAGGCCACCTGGGGGATCATGATGGGCGGGCTGGTCGATGCCAGGCGCCCCCGCGGCACGCTCGCTCTGTTCCAGGAGCTCTGGGAGGAGGTGGGTGGGGATGCCCTCTCACcgagggtggtggtggtggccgtcCGTGCAGTGACAGCATTGGGATCGGTGCTTGCAGGGCAGCAGCTGCACTGTTGCATTGCCAAGACAGGGATGTACGATGACCAGTACCTGTCGTGTGCGCTTGTCGACATGTATAGTAAGTGTGGGCAGCTCGATGAGGCGAGGCGGGTTTTTGATGGGATGCCTCAGAAGAGTGTTGTTGCATGGAACTCCATGCTTGCAGCGTATTCGCTTCATGGATGCAGCGAGGAGGCATTGGATTTGTATCACAGCATGTGTGAGAGTGGTGTTCACATAGACCAGTTCACGTTCTCCACAATGCTTAGGGTTTTTTCAAGACTGGGCTTGCTAGAGCAGGCAAAACAAGCTCACGCTGGCCTGATTCAAAGAGGGTTGCCCCTTGACATTGTTGGGAACACAGCGCTGGTAGATCTGTATTGCAAGTGGGGGCGGATGGAAGATGCAAGGAACGTTTTTGAGAGGATGCCTAGCAGGAATTTGATATCTTGGAATGCACTAATAGCAGGTTACGGCTACCATGGCATGGGGCATAAGGCTGTTGAGATGTTTGAGGAGCTAATAGCTGAGGGAATTGCTCCAAACCACGTGACATTTCTAGCAGTACTAAATGCATGCAGATTTTCTGGCTTTGTTGAGGAAGGGAAGAGAACTTTCCAGTTGATGACTGAAAATCGAAGAATGAAACCACGTGCCATGCATTATGCTTGTATTATTGAGCTTTTTGGTCAACAAGGGCAATTAGATGAAGCCTATTCAATGATAAGGAAAGCACCATTCATCCCAACAGCAAATATGTGGGGTGCTTTGCTCACTGCTTGCAGGATCCATAAGAACACACAGCTTGCTAGATTAGCTGCCGAGCAACTGTTGGCGATGGAACCtcagaaaataaacaattatGTTGTTCTTCTCAACTTGTATATTAACTCTGGGAGACAGACTGACGCCTCAAAGGTCATTGAGACTTTGAGGAGGAGGGGTTTATGTATACATGCTGCTTGTAGCTGGATCACTGTTAGGAAAAAAGATCACATGTTTACCTTTAAAGATAGTCTCCATCCACAAAGTTCTGAAATCTATAAGAAGTTAGATTCATTATTGAAGGAGATAAAACAACTTGGTTATGTTGCTGAGGAGAATGAATTGCTCCCTGATATTCTTCCTAATGAACAAAAGATGCTAAAAATTTACCATAGTGAAAAACTTGCAGTTGCTTATGGCCTTATCAGCACATCTTCATCAACTACCTTGAGGGTCACCCAGTGCCATCGGTTGTGCCATGACTGCCACAAGGTCATGAAGTTTGTGACACAAGTTACCAAGAGGGAAATTGTTGTAAGGGATGGTAGTAGGTTTCACCACTTCAAACTCGGGACTTGCTCTTGTGGTGACTACTGGTAACTAGGTATATCCATCTAGGCCTCACCCTTGACAATGTATTATTCTGTTCAGaatcaaaaaaattgtatggTTGCATGAGGTATTcctaaatcaaacattttttcCTGGACACTTATGTTCTTGCCTTGGCATTATAACTAGAGGTAGCAGAACTATAAAGACTTGAGTTCTCCCTTTTAATGGCTATGCAGAATGCCATAAATATGCAGCTATATTTCTTgggaaatattttgtttcaccATTATCATATAACCCAGCAGTAAACTTCAGTCATGTTACACGATTTTGTCATTTGTGATTGTATAATTTGATTCTGATATGGTTTATGTTTCCTATGCTGATTCTGCGTAATTAGTAGTGTCTGTCCTAAGTATGTAAGCTAACATATATTTTGCTGGCAGCTGCTCATTCCAGAGATTCTAGAACCAATTCTGGACAGGAATAGCATGGATCAATGAGGACATAGCAGTCTATCGGTTTCTCAATGGTTTGTGCAGCCTAAAGCTTGGTAACTGGTAAGTttgaaaactttaaatttctttgaaagaGTAAAATACAAGTTTATTTTCACTGATATGCTTGTatgctttctttctttgagACAAATGACTGTTCGCAAAATTTCTGCTTATCTTGGCAATAAGCGCGTCATATGCTTTTATCACTGTGGGGGGCAAGCTAGCTTTTGTGATGTGCAAAATACAAGTTTGATTTTCACTGATATGCTTGTATGCTTTCTCTCTTTGAGACAATTTACAGTCAGCAAAATTTCTGTGCATATCTTGGTGATAAGCACATCATATGCTTTTATTACTGTGGGGGGCAAGCTAGCTTTTGTGATGTGCTTagtagaaaattatttttctgagCATGATCATATCTGTATCTTCCCTGTGTTTCCACACGCTCCAGACCTTCTGTAAAAGCAGAATCTACAAAAGTAGCCTGAATATGTGACAGATGACTTTCACACTGGAGATGCCAATCTTTGCTTGTGTTCTTTAAGGAAGGAATAAAGCTCAGATGTAACAAAGGATCAAAGTAAAGCATAATACTTTCAGCATCTATTGACAGCTAGTTTCTACTCAGTTCATAACTACATCATAGTTGGAGAAAAATTCTCCTTTTCTACTTTTGCCTTGGCTCTTTATTCAACGATTACCAATAAAAAGGGGCACACCTCCCTTCATTGTATAAGCAGGCAATCTTCCTCCCACAACTGCTCTCAGGTTATCTTGCTTCCATAACTTCTCTCGGCTGAAAGAAGCTCGAGCACACGCTGTGATGGCAAGATCAAGAATTGGGGCTGCTCTTCTTGTCTGTGCAGTGATTTTAGCACTAGATATTACTGCTGGCATACTTGGAATTCAGGCTCAGGCTGCTCAAAACAAGGTACTATTCCAAGATAGtagggggaaaaaaatctaaagttTCAATTTATTCTAGGTTTCATAAAAGGGTTTTcttaaatgaaatattttgcaCAATATGctgtatatttttagatggatTCAGTGCATCCAATGAATGTTTGCGTTTGCAGCTGTCTTCCACTATACTTGCATGGTGGTTCACTGGTTATTGATGTAAAATAGCCAAAGATGGCtgacatatttttctttttcaatctTCCACAGTAAATATTAAATGACTGTTGGTGTTTCTTATTGTTAGGTTAAAAAGGTGACGGTGCTCTTCATCCAATGTGAGAAACCTGTCTACAGAGCATACCAGCTGGGCCTCGCAGCTGCAGTACTGCTTGTAGTTGCCCACGCAGTGGCCAACTTTCTCGGTGGCTGTGCCTGCATCTGCTCTCAGATGGAGTTCATCCGGGCATCCATTAACAGGAAACTGGCAGCGACTCTTATCGTGCTCTCTTGGTAacctccctttttcttttactgaAACGCCCGTTTTTGCAAGAGGCATAACTTGGATGTATTACACGTGTGGACTAAAATGCACCCCATTGGAGCAAGTAGAACCATGGTATGAGATGCATATAGATCCTGCTAAAGAAACATCACCAACTTGTTACTTACCACCAAATGACGAAGTTGATACAGTTCTTGTTGTTAAAACTTAAAAGCGTTGTGTTATTGCGACTGGCATCGCCATTGATTGTTCGATTTTGTAACAGGCTTGCTCTCATTGTCGGATTCTCGCTGCTGGTCGCTGGTGCCATGTCCAACTCCAAGTCGAAGACGGAGTGCGGGTTCGTGCACGGCCATACACTGTCTCTCGGAGGTATCATGTGCTTCGTCCACGGCGGGATCACTGTCGCTTACTATGTCACCGCCCACGCAGCAGCATACGAACTTCCTTAAAGCCATTGGCTACGCAATGCAAAGCTTTGGGCATCACACGGGATCGTACAGGCAAAGCTGATACCTTTATCACACGAGATCATCACCTGATCACCattctttccttctttttctttttccctgcTGTTTTTATTCATTCAGTTTGTGATTCAGCTTTTGCAACTGATGGAAGCATCGATCGAGTTATGTGTTGTATTGAAGTAAAAGAAGATTGATATACTTGTGCTTTGACTATTACAACTTCCTCTCGCCTTGAGTGCTTGGGAAAGAAATGAGTTGATCATAACatctatttgtttgtttagaaATTATTACGCAGAATATAATACCAACGATTGGTATATGGTGCAAAGTACCCCCAAACTGTGAACTTGTGTGAAGTGTTGTACTTGTATCAAATTGTATGCAACAGATTCGAGACGAAAGTTAGAACAATAGGTTGTTATTATGTCGAACAGAGTCGCTCAAACATCGTAAACAATCTTTGTGTTAATGGTATTCCCCCACCACACAAATCTGTAACTATTCTGCAGCACAAAACAATCTTGGACCCATCACCCATTCCCACAATGTGTAGCACTCTAGCATCACATATGGTCACTGAGCCAGTTTCTTCATGAACAGAACATTATTGTGAAGGGAAAGCACTAGTATTTTGCTTCAGAATTTCATCATATCCAGAGAAGATTAATGGCAAAGAAGGCAACAATCAGCAGCTTCTACTATCAAAGAGGTTACAATGCTATGCAAGTCTATACATCAACCACCACTTACAATCGGCAGCCCTCCACACCAGTTACAGGTCACCACTAATGCTCAAAACTGCACCCTCTCTATCCAATGGTGTCACATCCTTGATCCTAGTATTTTCCAtatcaacaaaacaaaagaattgcacagacaaaaattaaaaaaaagaagtgccAAGATCACAATAACAGCCGAAAATGTGGTGTCGTTAATTTCGGTCAGACATCTGCAAGATCAGAGACGCTGCCAACTGATTCCTGTCTCTGATGGCCAGAGAGCGAAGACTGAACCTCAGATGCTTCCAGGTCGACGGATTCATCATCTGCCCTGCCTGCTGGAGGCCTCTTCCTCTGATGCTTCCTGCTCTGGCTGTGCTTCACCACACGGATCAGGGCCTGGACAACGTCTCTCATTGCTGGCCGCTTGCGGGACACTCGGCTTACGCATCTGTAGGCCACAGCAGCCATGTCGTTGAGCTCCTCGATGTCGAATGCGCCTTCTAACCGAGAGTCTGCAATCTCCTCCCACCCTGTTTGGCCATCAGCATTGATTGCAGCCTGATGATGGATTGCATTTTAGTCAGCATTTACAAACCTTAATGTTACTAGAGAAAATAACAATCTTCAATGTGAAGACTTAAGGAACTAAGATGGTTTACTTACAAGCTCCACATATTCCATTAGACCTTGTTGAGGGTTCCTGCCAGCAAGCATTTCGAACAGCAGAACACCGTAGCTGTATACATCGCTCTTCTTTGTGAATGACCGTGAGGATACATATTCAGGATCAAGATATCCATAAGTTCCTCGTATGTTGGCTCCATTTCGAGTAACCATTTCTTCTCTTGATAATCCAAAGTCTGCAACCTGGCAAACAAAATTTCTCATTAATCTgagtttaaaatatttttagtaacgTAATAAATCACCATATGCAGTGGTGTTCAATAAGTACTGTGTTTTGAACTACCAAAACATAGGGTAGTAAACTAAATTTTCAGgaatttcttcaaaaaatatcAGATTACTATGTACTACATTGACTACATCACTAAACTAGATGCTGAGTTGATGAATATAGGTGCTTAATATCTCATTGATGATATGATGAATGGCAGAGATGTTTCACATACCCTAGCATGCATAGATTGGTCCAGCAAAATGTTCGGTGATTTGATGTCGCGGTGAACTACTGGAGGAACTGCCTGCACTGAAGCCAAATGAGATCAAGCATTCTGATTGCATTTCATAGTGTATCATGCTTCCAATCATTAATTACAACAGCCTACCCCATCATGTAGGTACTCCAAGCCCCTAGCAACATCCAAAGCTATGTTTACCCTCAAATCCCACCTGAGAGGTGCAATGTTTTCACCTGAACCATAAAAAGAATCGttcagaaaacaaaacaaaaaaaaagtacactATCAATCTAATGTATATATCCTTGAACCATCGTTATTAACTATTCTTGTTCATATAAACAGTTATATCAGCAACCAAGCATAGATGTTTCAACATAATACTTAGTAAGACAGAGGTTCTTTCAAGAAAGTGTAGCATGCTATCATATTGAAATAATGAATACCATATAAGTGTGATGCAAGGCTCCCATTTGGCATGTATGCATATAATAGCATATGCTGCCCTTTTTCAGCGCAATAGCCAACCAAATTCACCAGGTTCCTGTGGTGCAATCGTCCAAGAAGTAAAACCTGAAATTAACAGTCTATCAAATACCAAACAGACAGAGTTTCTAGTGTATAAAGATTGCTATACCTCAGTTTGGAACTCCTTTTCACCTTGCTTTGAATTATTAGCAAGCACTTTAACAGCCAGAGTCTCACCAGATGACAAATCAGCTTTGTAAACAGGACCAAAGGCACCTTGCCCCAACAATGTAGTGAAATTGCTGGTGGCCTTTTGTAGCTCCCTAGAAAGAGAAAACTATGGACTTCAGAAAGTGATATAACATACCTAATGAATGGCTTGCAAAGAATGTGAAGGGCACACAATTATGTAGAAACTAGAAAGCAAAATTGTGTGACGATGACTGTATTGATATTTGAgagtataaattataaatatgtgaggCAACAATACCCGACAAATTCGTGTGAAGTTTGTACCAGCAATTTCTTGTTCCTTTTGAACTTGAAATCATCAAATATAATTACTGACATTTAGTGATTTAATTGCTATCCAGTAATCGTTTACGCCAGCTTCTCTCCATCTAGAATGCTAGAAATAAATCTTGAGAATTATCATTATGCAACCCCTCCCATGTGAGTTATCCAGGCTCTGATTTCATAATGGACACTTCTACAGTGACGctcaaaaaaaccaaatgtcaaaaactaaaagaacAGAATTGGTAGTTGAAGAAATATGAGGGAAGTCAAAGTAGGATAACCAACCACCACCTATGAAACTTAACAGGCATCTATTATCAAATGTTTCAGTAATAAATGAATTGTCTCATGACAATTACAACGCTAGATCAATTGTTCAAAATACAAATTAGTAAAACGACCATGAATGTGGAAACTATGATAATGCAAGAAGACATACTTGTATGCATATTTGGGTATTCCAGAAGCTGAGATTACACTCTTCCTACCGGGCCCTTCCAGCCACAAAGATTCTCCACGATCTTCAGCCTCCCTCGGTGATTCCTGCCCCGTAGTCGAGTTCGAGAGTATCGCGCAAGCATTAACACCATTGGAACGGATTGGGATTGTTGATGCCCTCCTTGAGCTGCTACTCCTTATCTGTGCCTGAGAACGCCGATACCTCAAGCACAGAAGTATACCAACTGCCAGCAGCACCCCTATCACCACGCCAACCGTGATTCCGATGATCAGGCCTTCAGAAACCCCTTTCATCCTCCACATTTGGGATTTGCCCACAGATCTTAGCAACTGAGATGTTGCATCCACCTCATGGAAGCTCCAGCTTGGAAGAAGGCCAAACAGCTATGTCTGTCCTGCCAAGAAGTACAATTCAGAATTGCCAAAAGTCCTGAACGTGTGGGCATGTGTCTCCATGCGTTAGGTGGATCTTAGGGTCAACAGCAAGATATGTATATGCAAACTGTGGATATGGAATTCGATGGAAGCAGGATACTGCCACTGCTATGTCAAAACAATCTTTGGTCAAACTTTGCCATCCAACTCATGTCACATCAAAGAAAATCAGACCTTTCACAACCAAGGTGACAACTCTGATAAGATACAAAGCTTAACACCAacttgaacaaaaaaaaaaactactcttAATTGGACAGAAACAAGTCAGATACTATTACTGGTGAGCAAAGTTTCATACTGAAGCATTAATTATGAACTACTCTTGTCATTAATACCACCACTAAAACATATCTGAATACATCTTATTAGAATTCCCATTCTGATATGACGAAAGAATCAAAGACATACAGACATCTCTC is a window of Oryza brachyantha chromosome 8, ObraRS2, whole genome shotgun sequence DNA encoding:
- the LOC102706773 gene encoding uncharacterized protein LOC102706773: MARSRIGAALLVCAVILALDITAGILGIQAQAAQNKVKKVTVLFIQCEKPVYRAYQLGLAAAVLLVVAHAVANFLGGCACICSQMEFIRASINRKLAATLIVLSWLALIVGFSLLVAGAMSNSKSKTECGFVHGHTLSLGGIMCFVHGGITVAYYVTAHAAAYELP
- the LOC107303351 gene encoding LOW QUALITY PROTEIN: pentatricopeptide repeat-containing protein At5g50390, chloroplastic (The sequence of the model RefSeq protein was modified relative to this genomic sequence to represent the inferred CDS: inserted 1 base in 1 codon), which encodes SELAXPSMELQLAPLFTPRLPGPPPYLPKATATTASSSSSSAGEALKPRPRLPPQPVLHHHHSRRRDLGPAALASLCDGIERMVAEGRHHEARDAFRGARAAAPFTPLRASTYDALAAAASALREPGFAAAVLWHVESSGFEPDQRAWNRVLGMQLACGMIAEARQVFDGMPARSEATWGIMMGGLVDARRPRGTLALFQELWEEVGGDALSPRVVVVAVRAVTALGSVLAGQQLHCCIAKTGMYDDQYLSCALVDMYSKCGQLDEARRVFDGMPQKSVVAWNSMLAAYSLHGCSEEALDLYHSMCESGVHIDQFTFSTMLRVFSRLGLLEQAKQAHAGLIQRGLPLDIVGNTALVDLYCKWGRMEDARNVFERMPSRNLISWNALIAGYGYHGMGHKAVEMFEELIAEGIAPNHVTFLAVLNACRFSGFVEEGKRTFQLMTENRRMKPRAMHYACIIELFGQQGQLDEAYSMIRKAPFIPTANMWGALLTACRIHKNTQLARLAAEQLLAMEPQKINNYVVLLNLYINSGRQTDASKVIETLRRRGLCIHAACSWITVRKKDHMFTFKDSLHPQSSEIYKKLDSLLKEIKQLGYVAEENELLPDILPNEQKMLKIYHSEKLAVAYGLISTSSSTTLRVTQCHRLCHDCHKVMKFVTQVTKREIVVRDGSRFHHFKLGTCSCGDYW
- the LOC102707051 gene encoding calcium/calmodulin-regulated receptor-like kinase 1; protein product: MWRMKGVSEGLIIGITVGVVIGVLLAVGILLCLRYRRSQAQIRSSSSRRASTIPIRSNGVNACAILSNSTTGQESPREAEDRGESLWLEGPGRKSVISASGIPKYAYKELQKATSNFTTLLGQGAFGPVYKADLSSGETLAVKVLANNSKQGEKEFQTEVLLLGRLHHRNLVNLVGYCAEKGQHMLLYAYMPNGSLASHLYGENIAPLRWDLRVNIALDVARGLEYLHDGAVPPVVHRDIKSPNILLDQSMHARVADFGLSREEMVTRNGANIRGTYGYLDPEYVSSRSFTKKSDVYSYGVLLFEMLAGRNPQQGLMEYVELAAINADGQTGWEEIADSRLEGAFDIEELNDMAAVAYRCVSRVSRKRPAMRDVVQALIRVVKHSQSRKHQRKRPPAGRADDESVDLEASEVQSSLSGHQRQESVGSVSDLADV